A genomic region of Solanum dulcamara chromosome 2, daSolDulc1.2, whole genome shotgun sequence contains the following coding sequences:
- the LOC129880449 gene encoding 3-oxoacyl-[acyl-carrier-protein] reductase 4-like isoform X2, translating to MASCASGSAIMAAGITMPNTGHKICHFRQPFLSNTLHTINFSNLQCRSNPFSAVVKAQAVTVEQAGSQVTPKTHEAPVVIVTGASRGIGKAISLALGKAGCKIETCGGQALSFGGDVSKEADVEAMIKTAVDAWGTVDVLINNAGITRDGLLMRMTTKQWQEVIDLNLTGVYLCTQAAAKIMMKKKKGKIINIASVVGLVGNFGQANYSAAKAGVIGLTKTVAKEYASRNINVNAVAPGFIASDMTAKLGDDIEKKILGQVPLGRYGQPEEVAGLVEFLAINPAANYITGQVLTIDGGMVM from the exons ATGGCTTCTTGTGCTTCTGGATCGGCTATTATGGCAGCGGGAATCACAATGCCTAACACCGGCCACAAAATCTGTCATTTCCGGCAGCCATTTTTGTCTAATACGCTCCACACTATAAACTTCTCCAACTTGCAATGCAGATCAAATCCATTTTCCGCTG TTGTAAAAGCACAAGCTGTCACAGTTGAACAAGCAGGTTCTCAAGTCACTCCTAAAACTCATGAGGCTCCTGTTGTTATTGTTACTGGAGCTTCCAGAGGCATTGGTAAAGCTATTTCATTGGCTCTCGGGAAAGCTGGATGTAAG ATTGAGACATGTGGTGGCCAGGCTCTTAGTTTTGGCGGAGATGTTTCCAAAGAAGCCGATGTGGAAGCTATGATAAAAACT GCAGTTGATGCTTGGGGAACTGTAGATGTTTTGATAAATAATGCAG GTATTACAAGAGATGGTTTATTAATGAGAATGACTACTAAACAGTGGCAGGAGGTTATTGATCTAAATCTAACTGGCGTGTATCTCTGTACACAG GCGGCAGCCAAGAttatgatgaagaagaaaaag GGTAAGATAATCAATATAGCATCAGTAGTTGGCCTTGTTGGCAATTTTGGGCAAGCTAACTATAGTGCAGCAAAGGCTGGTGTTATTGGTCTGACTAAAACTGTGGCCAAGGAATATGCAAGTAGAAATATTAAC GTGAATGCTGTTGCCCCTGGGTTCATTGCATCCGATATGACTGCTAAGCTAGGGGATGACATCGAGAAAAAGATTTTGGGTCAAGTCCCATTAG GAAGGTATGGCCAACCAGAAGAAGTTGCTGGACTCGTGGAATTCTTGGCCATTAATCCAGCAGCAAATTACATCACTGGCCAG GTTTTAACTATTGATGGGGGTATGGTGATGTAA
- the LOC129880449 gene encoding 3-oxoacyl-[acyl-carrier-protein] reductase 4-like isoform X1 has protein sequence MASCASGSAIMAAGITMPNTGHKICHFRQPFLSNTLHTINFSNLQCRSNPFSAVVKAQAVTVEQAGSQVTPKTHEAPVVIVTGASRGIGKAISLALGKAGCKILVNYARSSKEAEEVCKEIETCGGQALSFGGDVSKEADVEAMIKTAVDAWGTVDVLINNAGITRDGLLMRMTTKQWQEVIDLNLTGVYLCTQAAAKIMMKKKKGKIINIASVVGLVGNFGQANYSAAKAGVIGLTKTVAKEYASRNINVNAVAPGFIASDMTAKLGDDIEKKILGQVPLGRYGQPEEVAGLVEFLAINPAANYITGQVLTIDGGMVM, from the exons ATGGCTTCTTGTGCTTCTGGATCGGCTATTATGGCAGCGGGAATCACAATGCCTAACACCGGCCACAAAATCTGTCATTTCCGGCAGCCATTTTTGTCTAATACGCTCCACACTATAAACTTCTCCAACTTGCAATGCAGATCAAATCCATTTTCCGCTG TTGTAAAAGCACAAGCTGTCACAGTTGAACAAGCAGGTTCTCAAGTCACTCCTAAAACTCATGAGGCTCCTGTTGTTATTGTTACTGGAGCTTCCAGAGGCATTGGTAAAGCTATTTCATTGGCTCTCGGGAAAGCTGGATGTAAG ATTCTTGTAAATTATGCAAGGTCATCCAAGGAGGCTGAAGAAGTATGTAAAGAG ATTGAGACATGTGGTGGCCAGGCTCTTAGTTTTGGCGGAGATGTTTCCAAAGAAGCCGATGTGGAAGCTATGATAAAAACT GCAGTTGATGCTTGGGGAACTGTAGATGTTTTGATAAATAATGCAG GTATTACAAGAGATGGTTTATTAATGAGAATGACTACTAAACAGTGGCAGGAGGTTATTGATCTAAATCTAACTGGCGTGTATCTCTGTACACAG GCGGCAGCCAAGAttatgatgaagaagaaaaag GGTAAGATAATCAATATAGCATCAGTAGTTGGCCTTGTTGGCAATTTTGGGCAAGCTAACTATAGTGCAGCAAAGGCTGGTGTTATTGGTCTGACTAAAACTGTGGCCAAGGAATATGCAAGTAGAAATATTAAC GTGAATGCTGTTGCCCCTGGGTTCATTGCATCCGATATGACTGCTAAGCTAGGGGATGACATCGAGAAAAAGATTTTGGGTCAAGTCCCATTAG GAAGGTATGGCCAACCAGAAGAAGTTGCTGGACTCGTGGAATTCTTGGCCATTAATCCAGCAGCAAATTACATCACTGGCCAG GTTTTAACTATTGATGGGGGTATGGTGATGTAA